The following is a genomic window from Mycoplasma bradburyae.
ATGAAGTTCGTTACTAATAAGATCTTTATCCACAACAAAGCTACAGCAAGTTTCACCAGAATTTAAGATTCTCTTGAATTCAGGGTATGGTTCGTTTTGAATTCTTAAGTATAAAACGAATCTGCCATTAGTTAATACAACCTTATCACTCTTGCTATTTATTTTCAACAGTAGTTCATCTTTTTCTTTCAAGAATGAAGCCACGTAAGAAAGAGATGATGCGTTAATTGAAAAATTGAATTTAGTTTCTTGGGCATCAGCCGTATTACCAACTTCGTAATAACAAGAAGATAGTTTGATTGTGTCAGATCCTGTAATTCATATATTCATATCTTCAGGATCTTTTTGGAAGTTAATAGCTGCGCTTATTGAGTTCTTGTTGGTTTGGATAGATGTTGAGTGCATCACCTTCTTGATACTCTTAGCGAATAAGAAACTGTCAATATCGATAACGCTAAATTTAGAATCATCTATTTCAATGTCCGGATAAGATACATCCTCTTCTAGACTTAATGAGGTTTGTGTTTTAGCGTACTTGATAATTAACTGATTATCTAGCTTAGCAAAAGTTACAGTATCTGAAGTAATCGATTGAATAACGGTAGATAACTTTTTGGCATTGATAATAAATTCACCTTCCTCTTCAACATCAATGTCATCCTCAATTTTGTAGATAGAAGATACCTGACCATTACTTGAGTAAATCTTACAACCCTTGCTATTAACTTTAATAAGCAAGTTTTTTAAAACAAGATCTAGGTTGTTGTCTGAAGCAAAGTTACTTGAAAACTTAATTGCCTCTAAAAAAGAATTTTTGTTTGTAAAGAATTTCATTTCTTATATTTTACTTTTTAAATTTTTATTATTAGCTTTGCGAATTGTGGATAAGTCTGTGGATAATCGACTATTTTTTCTGCTTATTTTAGCTACATTAAAATATAAATATTTTAATGTAATTATACTAGCTTTTTTTGAAAAATTCAAGTATTATATATAAGTAAAATCTAATAACTTTTAACTATATTACTATGTAATATAGTTAGCTTAAAAATTATAACAGACATTTTTTAAATTTTTAATAAAAACACTAAAAACAGCAGTTTTCCACACCTAAAACCCTTTAAAATCAATGTTTTTGAATAAAAAATAAGTGAATTAGGTACTTTATAAGGTGTTTTTATTACCTAAAAGCACCAAAACACACTTCTTACAGATCAAACACTAAGCCAGAATGAATCCATCTAACCCTATGTCATTAAACTTGCATAAAGCATAGTTTTTTTAGTTAAACAGGCTTAATATTATAACAATATTACTATTAATAATAGTTTTTTAATATTAAAAAAATATTGTTATTTTAACCGTAATTTTTTAGAAAAATATTAGAAAAGACTATTACAAACAGTAAAACATTTTTTATAAAAAACTATATTAAAAAAAATAATACAGAAATATATCAATAAATATATGATAAATAACAATATTAAAAGGCTATTGTTATTTTTATAAGATAAACACAAGAGCTTATCTATTAATGGGATAAAGAATAATACGAAGGTAACAATATTATTAAAGTATTACGGCAATAAAGCGTTAAGTAATTATCAATAGCATTCACAATATTCAAACAATATTATAAGAATATTATGAATAAATTAACCAATAATCCTTAATATTACAACAATATTATAAAAATATTGTTCTCTAAAAATTAACAATAAGTCTTAATATTAAAGTAATATTATTAAAATATTGTCGTCCAATTAAATTATTAATAAGTATCGATACTACAATAATATTATTAAAATATTGTTCATAATATTATTTTAATAATCCTTTATATATCAATAATATTATAAAAATATTATTATAAAACCCTTTATTTATAAACAATATTATTTTAATACTAAAAAATAAAAAGAAAAGTATTAATTGAAGTA
Proteins encoded in this region:
- a CDS encoding DNA polymerase III subunit beta, with protein sequence MKFFTNKNSFLEAIKFSSNFASDNNLDLVLKNLLIKVNSKGCKIYSSNGQVSSIYKIEDDIDVEEEGEFIINAKKLSTVIQSITSDTVTFAKLDNQLIIKYAKTQTSLSLEEDVSYPDIEIDDSKFSVIDIDSFLFAKSIKKVMHSTSIQTNKNSISAAINFQKDPEDMNIWITGSDTIKLSSCYYEVGNTADAQETKFNFSINASSLSYVASFLKEKDELLLKINSKSDKVVLTNGRFVLYLRIQNEPYPEFKRILNSGETCCSFVVDKDLISNELHSLTGVLSLSDQGKNNVEANFEITKNVLKISTKSLDIASYNSEIDINQFQGESIDININPFFLNDHIKSFESKDIVFELFLQPAISAHILKVYEKNNEQFKLKFIQVLAPSSTN